In Anticarsia gemmatalis isolate Benzon Research Colony breed Stoneville strain chromosome 4, ilAntGemm2 primary, whole genome shotgun sequence, the DNA window TGTAGAGCACGACCTCAAGAGTCTCATGGAGACTATGCGTGGCAAGAAACAAGTGTTTCTACCTGGTAATTCACTTATACAATGTACCATTAAACATGCAATGTGCTGTGAGGATAAAACCCTCGAGTCATATGCATTGTGTTTGTTATATTCTTTGTGTTGATTTTCATGTGCATGATTTTTGATAtacaatattctatttttattcccACAGGAGAGGTGAAATGTCTAATGACACAACTACTGAAGGCTGTTCACCACCTTCACGACAACTGGATTCTACACAGAGATCTTAAAACTAGCAACTTATTGCTATCCCACAAAGGTGTTTTAAAGGTTGGTATTCTTTACTACGAGATTCCATTaagaatgtatattttttaatagaattgTAGTgtaattggttatttttttgtttaaggtTGGAGATTTCGGGTTAGCACGAGAGTATGGCTCTCCCCTACGTCAGTACACGCCCGTGGTGGTGACTCTATGGTATCGTGCGCCGGAGTTGCTCCTGTGCTGTAAAGAATACTCCACACCCATCGACATGTGGAGCGTCGGCTGCATATTCGCTGAGTTCATCGCCATGAAACCACTGTTTCCTGGGAAGTCTGAAGTCGATCAGTTAAATAGAATATTCAAGGTAAGTTTCAAACAGCTAACTTATTAAAAACAGTGGAAAATCCTActctttttttagttttattgataaataacaaaatcaacTGATTACTACATGTATAATGTAATTCCTTTGTCTGCAGGACATGGGAACGCCGTCAGAGAGTATTTGGCCAGGCTACAACGAATTACCGGCCGTGCAAAAAATGACGTTCGCGGAACACCCGTCGGGAGGGCTCAGACAACGGATAGGCGCCGACCTTCTGTCGGAGACAGGCCTGACTCTATTGAACGGCTTCTTGACCTACAACCCCGCTAAAAGAGTAACCGCCGATGCTGCATTGGAACACGCTTATTTCAAGGTAAATAATTAAGCATCAAGTATTAGGAACTGCAATTTGTTTACTGATTAGCTACAATACGAGTCGACACTATCAACAATagataagaataaataaattattcataacacAAAACGTGTAGCACCCGCTAGATGTTATACAGCACAAACGTTATAACCGATGTTGTGTGGTTACAGGAGCAGCCGGTGGCGATCGAGCCGGCGATGTTCCCCACGTGGCCCGCCAAGTCGGAGGGCAACCGCCGCACCACGCACAGCCCGCGGCCgccggcgggcggcgccgcCTACGCGCAGTTCGCGCGCGCCGACTCGGACGAGGCGCTGGGCTTCCAGCTGCACCAGCGCTCGCTCAACGTGGCGCCCGGCTTCTCGCTCAAGTTCTAGCACCGCCCCGGCCGCCGGGCCCGCGCGCGCTGCTAGCGCCGCTCCACGGACATCTCGGTGTCGACGCTTAGACTAGAACGAAACCTATACGATAGCACGGAGTTATGTAAAGGAAACtgccatttttataaatattctgtaTATTGCAATAATCGTGTCCCACTACTACGTTTACGAAACGACAGAAATTCAATAGGGACCGATAGGGAGCCGTTGTATATATGATTACTTTATTCGATGTACTTATAGATTACGAACATGATGAACTAATACTTAAACATTTCAATGTAACGTTTTGCCATTTTAAGATTGTCGATGtacatgtaaaataaaatataacgtaaagtaatattttttcattgtatCGTATTCGATTGATGTATCGGGAGTCCTGCGCTCAAAATATAATTGTCGATCGTTTTGTGGAAGTAAACGTACGGCGTCTGTGTCGGCTATTTAAATGTTGAATGCACATAATGTTACAAGTTATTATTCAACGATTTGTGTAGTTACACTGTGTAAATACCTCTTATGTTTAGTGGTGAACCTCAATGAAGGTAGATTGTAGAAAAAAgtggtacaataaaatatatgttttgaaattaaactgtattattatttctttgtatttcaaaactccaaagtttcaaaaatctgtttaaaattttGGTCCTTGATCCAAAAGTGCACGTTTGCTAAGATGGACACAGAGAATgcaattaaatgaatataatcaTGAAGTTCTAAGATaggaatgaaaaataaactactgGGCCGTTATACGTTTCATAAGGAATTTTAATTgacttattgaaataatattagcGGACTAGCGGCCAGCGTCATTCATGCCTTTGGGCAGTGCTAGAATGGAATTGATGAGGTCTGCGTTGCGCTTCCACGTTTTGTACTTGGTGTCTATCAAAGCGTTGGTTTCTATCACCATCCGTCCGCCCAGCACGTCCGCTTTATGCGCGTCGATCATCGAGTGAACCTGGCGAATATACTGAAAGAAAAAAGATCAGTTAAAACCGGAAACCTTTTTGAGGGTCTAAGATACAACTTGTATCTGCTTATGCGTTAATAAGATAATAAACGAAGCTCGTAACATCTATTTACACATTCATACCCTATGTGTAGGTTGTTCCAAACAATACTAAAGGCTTTTGGGCTTTTTTTATTCCGCAATAAACCAAGCTTCGGATTTCCTACCTACTGAATAATTACTTAAGTGCACCCTTTCACTATCTTATCGAATTAATTATATACTTCCGACGTAACTATTGTGGAGGAAATGTCGCTTACCTACGCGTTCTCTGTCACCAACGAACCGTTAACCGCCAAAATATTGATAGCGTGgtaataacatatttatcaCCCACACTGTAACGTAATGGACCCAGTAGGAACCTACTTAACCGACCTTAATCTCAAAATATGggtagcttttttattttacaactttacGGCCTACACGATTTTCGCGAATAATATCAATCAAGTATCAACGCACTTATCTGGAAACAACCTTATTTgacaatctaaataaataagtaaacaattcAGTAAATTAAATGGTTAGGGCACCACATCTACGAGTAAAAGCAATAGAATAATTGCGTTATCGGCCTCACATTGCATTTTCCCGCGTTAAATATCAACACACAAAAACACATGTTGTTATCAAATATCAGTTAAGTCGTTAAGGAAAAGCATTCGATTTTAGAGCTAGCTTATACCCGCGGTTCTCgcgtgatgttatttttttaatcctctCGAAGATAAACAATAGTTGcgaaatatttatatgactGACTCTTTAACTCTTCGTAATAATAATGTGGCTTGATGGGACTTACCTACAAGGTTCAAAGCTGTAACTTTTTGTTTACTTGTTGCTCCGTAAATTATACGAGTGATGTAGTCTCGATGAATATGATTCAGGTAGGATCTTGAGCGAGTGAGCTGTTCTCAGATTGAATTGGATAGAAAAATatctgttttataaattaattatgatgATTCGAAAGTCGAATATATAGATACTTTATTACGCTGCCCATTAGAAATCCAACTggttataaatatagatattatgtacataatacctacttattaaaaattgtatacGTACTTCGTCATTAGTCAGGTAGGGTACCAATTCAGCTAATTCTTCTTCAGTGTACGGTTCAATGTCGGGATTTATGATGGAATCGCGTGTGAAAGCTTCGGATACAAACATCAGCGCCACCAACACGAATGTCATTGAACGGACAGGGGTAACCATTCTGATTTActacctgtaacaaaaaaacaataaaattaaccatAATCAGGattacttaataacttaatCCTCATCCGAAAACTTATAATGCCCGGTAAAGGGCAGGTTACTggcattaaataaatattgggtTCATTTGTACAAAGGGATTATGAAACCTCttcatacaaaaaaagtaagtataaggTATCTATAAATCTCAATAGCGTTGACACCTGCTGCATTTTTGCATTATGTGCCCAAGTTGCAACGGCTTAccataatcaattaatttttccATGCCCATAATTATGACACACCTGTAGgcctttaaaattttatggtaAATTTCATGAAAGCGTTGCAAAAACGTAAACCTTAATCCACATGCATGATATACAATATCGTCCACACCTGAGAAGGTCTCTATCCAGTAGAAGGAAACTCAATTTTTGTTGTTACGTTTCGTAACAAACATATACCTAAGTAGTTAAGTGTTcgatataagaaataaaaaagaatttggTGACTTAAAATTACGATACcaaattcttttttattgaaaaagctTTCAAACCTAAAACTTAACTCATTTATATAAGCAGGCACTTACCGTAAGTTTCACTTTTAAATCCGTTTATTTGAGTTGTGAGAACCACACAACGCGggaatcaaatatttattatttagctaTGAAACTTTTTTCAGGGAACGACTCTCCCTGTACGGTAGCTACGAGTTAATGGTAGGCGCGAACGGTGTGAATCGTATTTATCGAGACCGTTAGCTCCTCTCGATGGTAATGATGGAGTGTGAAGCGGCGGCGGAAAATGGCCATAAGTATGGTGGGTGGTCGGGGGGTGAAGCATCGTTGTTTTTCCTCGCAGGGCGCGCACTCGGGCGGAAGAGGAGCGACGGCCCACGGAGCGGTGCGCGAGACAGCTGGCGATGGCGGGCCGCACTCCGCGACCCTACCAACCCTTCACCAGCGTTACACTTGTCAACCTGATAACTTAcgtcatgtttttatttttatattttcaataaattaatttctttattcaaATCGCATTTTGCATGCTTGCTAAGTTGTCTTtacgttttattacttttgtaggAACGTTTGTAGCTCTATTGGTTAGGTAACATTCTCTAGGAGGTTAACAGCTGAAAACGCACAATTTAATTTACGCATTTAGACTGCTATCTACTTAAAAACACGTCTAGTGCACCGGTTCTTATGTTCTCATCTCACCGGCCATCGTGAAAAGTCCGAATTTGATTTCCTCTACTTATTCGACTCGGTATTTATATGAGCCACGCTTTTTCTAAGTGCCATCATACGTTAAGCTCGTGATTGTATGTTAGTGCGATACAGGATTAGTGTGTGGGAGCCGTCGTAAAAACACCTAATGCCAATATAGTGAATACCGCACACTGTGCACGGCGCTATCATTGAAAATTTAGGGATCAAGAGATAATAAAATACGCTTATAAATATGAGCTGACGATGCTTCGAATGTGTAGAACGTACTAGTAGtgtcgtaaataatattaatattagcttCTTCAAAAGAAACAATCAATTTATCTACACaccaaaataattaactttttcaGATGAGAATCGAACCGACGGTCACCCGGCGCAGAAAGAGCGGTGTGGCGACTAACGATTACGCCACGACCCGACGCAATAAatgagaaaaagtaaaaaataactaagaTTCTGCATATCCATATGTCTCATGTAAAGTATCACTGAACATTTCTTCTTTGcgattttaataagttttacactaggtattttattgtaagCAAGCCCTAGTCACAACAAATTATCTAGTCCAATCTAGTTCCAGTCGTTGATTCGATAGGTATCTCCTATCTCGTGATTGTTTGCTTTGTTTGAGTCTCTGTACGTACTCAGGATTTAATCAACGTTGAATCCTCATTGACGTGACCAATCCTAATGTAATTATTACTTTGTGTTATCTTATTTTGACAGCAAACATTAGGTGGGCAGTAGGCTGGATATTGTCAATATCACATAGTAACCGAGTAGGGATACGCACGTGCCGGGCTGTGTAGACGTTGTTTATTGATGAATAGAGAAATGAGAAATCATTTGgtagtaattgatttattatataagGTGGAAATAATCTGTCGCCAATGTAGGCGGATCCATGAGTCAAAGCGACGCAACGGTCCCCCTGAAAAGCTTCTTAGGGTCTGTTCATATCTGACGGCAAATACGTCGCGTAATGGGCGCGTAACATATTAACGTTTAACTTTACGCATCGAACCGATGATACGACAAATAAGGTTTGATACGGGCATCTTCCGCCAGATTTGAACCGAGTTAAATACTTCACTTTTATGAGGTACCCTGATGTAGCACAAACCATTTGAAAGTTTGTGTAATACCCCACATtaacaataatagtaattttgacaaaaatattgttatttttatttctgctaGCAAGCTGTGGTGAAACTTTCAACGCCAAGCCACTGGTTCAGCATGTCTATTTGCTGGTTGACAGCACCTCTCGAGGTGCCGCCGATGCTGGTGTACTGCTCCACGCTCGCTTCCCATGAGAATAAACTTTTAAGTTCTGCTTCGGTTCCAAATTCGGGGCTGtaatcattaaatattatattattttctttagacTGAGTGGTGAGTTCGATTTCCCGGTTTGGCAGTGTACTTACTGATTTTGTAATGAGCagattgttaataataataattattattatttattatgtacgtctctttcatatctcgggactacagagtctcggacatttggaaggcgtgcgtggggccgaagccaacacgaagaggccctttttagacggctttaatttttcaataatgtgtggtgtcacaatccggtgattatccctgtttacactataaaatgcacccaaggacaatcaccggactgtgtggaactatggaaAAACTAacgggaaaaactacttgggctattgggatggggtgcttatggactgaAAACAAGGGGATCtatggggactatggcgcctgccgataacaatgtattattaaaataatcagatTGGTCTTCTATAGGCAAGGGATGAAATTTCCAGTTAACTGAATGTAAAATTCTCGACCGAACAAAACTTTCGCAATAAAGATATATATCtcgtaaatgtaataaaaaaaatacttaccatATAGCATAATATTCAGCATGGGGTAGATTCTGAAGATCAACGCCGAGTGCCGAGGCGCGGCGGAGTACAGTTCCAACAATATGATGAGCCTTTCTGAACGGAACTCCTTTACGAACTAGAGCATGCGCCAGGTCTGTCGCCAGCATACCGGGTTCTAGGGCTTTCTGGGCATTTTCACTGCTAACCTGTTGACATGTTATTGAACATTGGGTGTGACTTGAGAAGATTTTTGGGGCCCGCTACGATCTTCTTTTTTGTACATACTTCATGTTAGTACTTAGTTGGACTAACGTACGTACGAGAACAGTCGTAGAATATCATCTGTATTAATTAGGGATTACGCTCGCATATTTTTCacctgttttaaataaataaatgaatgtcATAGTATTTACTTACTTGCATAGTAGCAATAGTACCGATAGCAACTTTCAAACAATCAGACAATCGATCGTAAGATCTAAACAGAAGTTCTTTGTCAGATTGCAAATCTTTATTATATGTGCTCGGTAACCCTTTCAGAATACAGCTGAATGCCATTGCATCTCCAAGTAGAAGTCCTGCGGCCCCACGGATCAGCTCTAAACCATCTGGATTGCGTTTCTGGGGCATCAAGCTGGATCCAGTAGAGAATTGGTCAGAGAATCGCACAAACCCAAACTCCTTCGAGCTGTATATGATCAGATCTTCAGCTAATTTACTCAGATGCAGGCCACATAGCGATGCCCAGTTGAAGAACTCAACTGAAATTGTaccaaataagtattttaaaagcatGATCGACGCATAATTGTACCTACCCTCCATCTTATATAGAAGTTATTTATGTAATCCTGCCCTACATATTTCCAAGAGCTAAGTCTTACTGAATTACTTACGTACCTATGTAATAATTAGGTGtgtacttcaatatttttatttagaaaatataaaatgtaagtaagtattaaCGCACCAAAGTGATCCCTGGAAGCGACACCAAACATAGAATTGGGAGTAACATCCTTGAATCCCAAGCTACGAGCCAGTCTCACTCTGTCTATGGAAAGTGCACACCCAGCTATCGCTCCACTGCCCAGAGGGCAGCGTGACAGCCTGCTCAACTGTTCTTCTAGGCGTATTACATCATCACGGAGAGCCCAAACGTGACTAAAAAAAAGAACGTCCATGAAAGACTTTCATGTTGTTTTGTGGTACGAAATGGTAAGATATACCTATACTCAATAGTGGGTAGTACTGgaaaatagatagatagacagatagatagataaatagatGGTAATAGGTACCTaggaatatttaatttgttctttaaacaaACCTTAAAAGAAAATGACTCCAACGGACAGGCTGAGCACGTTGCAGATGCGTGTACCCTGGCGCGATGATGTTTATTTCTTTCTTGGCTCGGTTCACTAACACCTAAAATACCAAAATTTTAACCTAAcgaataaatcaaataaattaaaatttttaatttaaactttggaagatattttataataccgTGATCAGTTCTTTGAGGCTGGTCTTCAAATGAGGCAGAGACGCGAGCATCCATAGCTTGGCGTCTGTAGCGCATTGGTCATTGCGACTCCTAGCGGTGTGCAGTCTGAGGGCCGCATCTCCTGCGTATTTAAATAGACGCTTCTCTACCACTGCATGGATGTCCTCTTCAGTATCCTTCAATCTGCCATTTTGGGCTATTTCCTCTGCAATATCTTGCTCTACCTacaaatatggtattttttttaatacgacGCGATAGTACCGTGCTATCCTTCCCTGAAAGTCTCCGCAAAaagattacattattaaaataatataataacagatATGAGATTTGAacttcgtgatcagcagtctAAGCTAGGGTTATAGTCTGTAGTTAGCTTATTGTCTGTTAATtctactaaaaacattttttaaagtaacataGGTACAGTCGGGTCAGGACACAATCATCTACCTTATTAAGTCCCTCCTGAATAGCTTTATTATCCTCGTTCGAGAGGTGTCCACTCAGGTTCTGCTCGTTAGCCCAGGCCCGGCTTCCTTGGATATCTTCACGGAAAAGACGGACATCTACGGGCAGTGAATCATTCAACCTGGCCAATACTGCTGATGGCTCTTCCTCAAAACACCCACCCCACAGTTGGTAATTTTCctacaaattgtattatttttaaattaatattttagtaaataaaacatgtctgtaatattaagtaaataacgCACTTACACTAGCCATTATCTCGTAAGAATGACTGATATGTAAGATAGAAGAGGTATATACAGCATTGTTGATACGTGTAACGGGTTAAAAGGTTACGTATTTCAGTAACTTATTCTCATCATCAAAAACATGTCTCAATTTTTCTTTCTGTACATTGATATACTTACTTGATCTAATTTTATAGTAGGTAAGAAAAATAGATACTTAGTCAGTGAGTCAGAGTTGGTTGTAATCGAATACTTATAAGTAGGTAGGTGTGTACAAGATTCTGCGACTAGATTTGCTTATTAAATAAGACAATCAAGAGGCATGATAACACACGGTGACTATATCTTAACTCGTAAGATAATTAAAATGCGCGATGTAGATGTAATTTTCACTTTTtcctattatattatagttagaaacaaagaaaatatcctTTCACGCCAATCAATTTACTTACGAAGGTTCATCTTAGTTGATCTGCGCCTAGTGGCTGTTGAAAAAAAGGTCACATTCTTtcgttcataataaattaatttgctttCATCAAAGTACTGTTAATGTGGCTTAAATTACAGGTAAGTGGgtacatattttagtagaaaGTTAGTCTCTATCAGAGGGATCAAAACAGAGTTCAATGTTATCAGTGGTTTGTTAGGCTGCAAAAAGTATTGTGATCAGAATCAGACCAATGATCACaatgtaatgtaaatgtatAAGTGGaaacgttttgtttgtttaagtaCGATATAAATGATCGTCGTGGTCGAGGTCGtttaactaggtaggtatacctacctacttagttaAACGACCTATAGTTAGAGTCAAATATAGgtaactagccgacccgcgcaacttcacttgcgtcacatacgagagaatgggtcaaaattttccccgtttttgtaacattttttattgctactctgctcctataggtcgtaccgtgatgatatatagcctatagccttcctcgatagatggtctatctaacactgaaagaattttccaaatcggatcagtaggtagttcctgagattagcgcgttcaaacaaacaatcaaacaaacaaacaaactcttcagctttataatattagtatagatagtatagatataaaccGATTGGTAGTTATAAAACTTGCATATTAGCCTGTTAACGTAAGTCTGTGTAACTAGATTAACTAATAAACTTGGGGTTGTTAGAGTCCTTAGCTTCATTCCACCTAAGTACAAACCAGGGGACTATGAATCatcaaaaataactaaactcGCTCATGTCATGTTCATACCGGGCACTCAATTAGTCACATccgcattttatttatattaggtgCTGCTGTTTGTATTTCTTTACTTTGAACAAGCCGGTCACTAAACGCATCATATCTATCAATCACGTTtagttttctaaaatataattttgacattgacattaatGACGTCTTCGAAACcgatacaattttataaccTAAAAGTTAACATATTGGTTATTTTATTCCCTAAAATTCTATAATGTTCTTCATAATTTCTGTTTATGAGTAAAAGTAAAATTGGACAGAGCTAACACCCAGTTGTAACTGGTAATTTCGACTGACTTCATTCAGGTGCGCAGTCTCAGAAGTAATGTTTTACTCTGactaatatttagaaaaaaatggcaTTAGAAATGGATGAGAAAAACGACACTGATTGTGTAAAAGAAAACAACGAAACCAACGAAAGTAGTTTCCCTCAGTTTACGCTTTTTGACATAACTATAGACTCAGGGCTGCAGGATGACGAAGGTAATGAATTGCCTagaccttttaataaaaatcaaatgcGCAAGTGGCTTAGAAAAGTCAAATGGGAAAATCGTAAGGCGGAAAAACGTGCATCAGAAAAGGCTAGAGCAAAAGAAAGGAGGCGACAAGCGCGTGAAGAGAACATTGACTTAGGGCCGAACAGAAAAGCTTTGAAGAAAATGAAacttgaaaaacaaaaaaggaGTACTTCTATAGTTATAGACCTTAGCTTTGACCATCTGATGATGGAAAAAGACAGATTTAAAGTGATCAAGCAAATACTCCGTTGTTACTCTATAAATAGGAGATCTGAGACACCAGTACAATTTCATATTACTAGTTTTGGAGAGAAATCTAAAAGTGATATGGCTCGACATAATGGCTATGAGAATTGGGATGTAAGTAAGGATCTTAATGCTATAGTAtctgtactaataatataacgtttattagttttaatgcGCTAATCTAGGGAATTACAggcttaaattaaataatattttttggtgttgAGTAGTCAATTAATTGACAAAGGCTGATAAATCTTTCACTGTAATAGGAATAGAACTGCAATAAACAATGTTGTGAAAAATAGAGTCCATGGATGAAGTCGCAGTTGGCTGCTAGTTGTAATTAATGCTAATCTGTGGGCttaatttcttttattgttattttacagATTCATTTTCAAGAAAAGTCATATTTGGACATATTCCCAAAAGATAAAATAGTATACTTAACAAGTGAATCGGAAAATATAATTGAAGAATTTGAAGAGAACACCGCATACATTATCGGTGGTTTAGTGGATCACAATCAgtataaggtatatttttttatttttgatacatttgAAACCATAAAGGTTAAACATAGTATGTGTTCTGAATCtccttatttaaatatattagatGCTTAGTAAGTAAGAAGGTCTATACcataaaatgcatttatatttCAAGTATGTTTAACACTTGCAATTATGTAGTCTATCTCTATGAAGTTTATTTATCATAGTAACAgaaataagtatagatattataagtattttgctttgtacaaaaaaataatacagtcttaatttatttttcagggTCTCTGCCATAACATAGCAGTGGAACAAGGCATAAGACATGGCCAACTGCCTTTAGATAAATACATCAATATGAAAACTAGGAAAGTTTTGACAATTGATCATGGTAAGGCATACCATCATTTCGAACACTACCTATTCAGAGTAATATCAAGCATTTTTTACtctgaacaaaattcttaatttttatatctCAGTCTATGGCAATAAAAcacagtttaaaaatacaacagatttaatttatgttaatattaattggtaacATTACAAAGCTTCattgtttcttaaaaaaaaaaacgaaaaattaCACTGACACAATTTGTGCattgtttatgaataatattgttaatatacctatagtaaaataatttaataaaattatttttacagtatttGAGATAGTCCTGAGGGTGTGTGAAGGAATGCCATGGCAAGATGCATTGCTCAAAGTTCTGCCAATGAGGAAAGGAGCTCACATTTGCGATAATGTTAGTAGTTCTAACTCGAGTATAGATACATCATGTAACAATGAGgttgtaacataaaataaattattatttctaaaatgttatttattttattataaactgtgttcattcatacataaatagttattatttatatacaatcaCATGTAAAATCACATAATGTCATACATTTAACTACTCGTACAACTTAGCGACTAGCTGCATCTATCACATAGTCAATGTTGTACATGGTTTCAACTGAATATTGATTAAGGTATGAAGGTTGAATGTAGGAACTGAAATTTTAGTACCAAGTCGAAAGGTGAGGCCTCCAAAACTTAACATTCCTTGAACACAGTGCCCTTGATCAAATTCATCTTGAATGTCTATTCAATAATTTCGGAGCCttgatataaaattagtatgttaataaaattatctataactagctgaaccgcgcaacttcgcttgcgtaacctaagagaatgggtcaaaatttttcccgtttttgttacatttttcgttgctactccactcctaatgactgtagcgtgatgttatatagcctatagccttcctcgataaatgggctatctaacactgaaagaatttctcaaatcggaccagtagttcctgagattagcgcgttcaaacaaacaaacaaacaaacaaacaaactcttcagctttattatattagtatagatgtgttagaaaaacatttctaatttttaaatactggcAGTGGTACTTcagaaaaagtaaataaataaaaaacatgcaTAATAATGCACAGGTTTTTCAGgtacttgtaaaaataataaatattgtgatgcCAACAAGACAGATTCTAATATCGATTCGATGAGTCGTAAGGCTTGTCCCGgtgtaggtattttatatatacttacaaatgctagttattatttgaattatGATTGATGCCTCAATTTCGACAA includes these proteins:
- the Pdf gene encoding pigment-dispersing factor; translated protein: MVTPVRSMTFVLVALMFVSEAFTRDSIINPDIEPYTEEELAELVPYLTNDEYIRQVHSMIDAHKADVLGGRMVIETNALIDTKYKTWKRNADLINSILALPKGMNDAGR
- the Argl gene encoding argininosuccinate lyase, which produces MASENYQLWGGCFEEEPSAVLARLNDSLPVDVRLFREDIQGSRAWANEQNLSGHLSNEDNKAIQEGLNKVEQDIAEEIAQNGRLKDTEEDIHAVVEKRLFKYAGDAALRLHTARSRNDQCATDAKLWMLASLPHLKTSLKELITVLVNRAKKEINIIAPGYTHLQRAQPVRWSHFLLSHVWALRDDVIRLEEQLSRLSRCPLGSGAIAGCALSIDRVRLARSLGFKDVTPNSMFGVASRDHFVEFFNWASLCGLHLSKLAEDLIIYSSKEFGFVRFSDQFSTGSSLMPQKRNPDGLELIRGAAGLLLGDAMAFSCILKGLPSTYNKDLQSDKELLFRSYDRLSDCLKVAIGTIATMQVSSENAQKALEPGMLATDLAHALVRKGVPFRKAHHIVGTVLRRASALGVDLQNLPHAEYYAICPEFGTEAELKSLFSWEASVEQYTSIGGTSRGAVNQQIDMLNQWLGVESFTTAC
- the LOC142972353 gene encoding tRNA methyltransferase 10 homolog A, translating into MALEMDEKNDTDCVKENNETNESSFPQFTLFDITIDSGLQDDEGNELPRPFNKNQMRKWLRKVKWENRKAEKRASEKARAKERRRQAREENIDLGPNRKALKKMKLEKQKRSTSIVIDLSFDHLMMEKDRFKVIKQILRCYSINRRSETPVQFHITSFGEKSKSDMARHNGYENWDIHFQEKSYLDIFPKDKIVYLTSESENIIEEFEENTAYIIGGLVDHNQYKGLCHNIAVEQGIRHGQLPLDKYINMKTRKVLTIDHVFEIVLRVCEGMPWQDALLKVLPMRKGAHICDNVSSSNSSIDTSCNNEVVT